The Myotis daubentonii chromosome 19, mMyoDau2.1, whole genome shotgun sequence genome window below encodes:
- the P2RX7 gene encoding P2X purinoceptor 7 isoform X4, whose protein sequence is MTNFLKTKGQVQGLCPEHPTRRTLCSSDQGCIKGWLDPQSKGIQTGKCIPYKLQPPKTTCEVSAWCPTEAPEEPPQPALLNSAENFTVLIKNNIDFPGHNYTTRNILPDLNITCTYHKTENPQCPIFRLGDIFQETGDNFSEVAIKGGIMGIEIYWDCNLDSWFHHCRPKYSFRRLDDKNTSESLYPGYNFRYAKYYMENNVEKRTLIKVFGVRFDILVFGSGGKFDIIALIVYIGSTLSYFGLATVFIDFLINTYSNTSCQSYVYPYCKCCECCAVNEYYYKKKCESIVEPKSTLKYVSFVDEFHIRMVGEQLLGRSLQDVKGKEIPRPLMDFTDLSRLPLSLQDPPPIPGQPEEIQLLSEEEAPRSSSSPSWCQCGNCLPSQLPRSHQCLEELCCRKKPGACITTSEPFKQLILSRRALQFLLLYQEPLLKLDADATNNQLRHCAYRCYATWRFGSKDLADFAILPSCCRWRIRKEFPKSEGQYSGFKSPY, encoded by the exons CACCCTACCCGCAGGACACTCTGTTCCTCTGACCAGGGCTGTATAAAGGGATGGCTGGACCCGCAGAGCAAAG GAATCCAGACCGGAAAGTGTATACCGTATAAACTGCAGCCTCCGAAGACGACCTGTGAAGTCTCTGCCTGGTGTCCCACCGAGGCACCGGAAGAGCCCCCCCA GCCTGCGCTCTTGAACAGTGCTGAAAACTTCACTGTGCTCATCAAGAATAATATCGACTTCCCCGGCCACAATTACACCAC GAGAAACATCTTGCCAGATTTAAACATCACTTGCACCTATCACAAGACTGAGAATCCACAGTGTCCTATTTTCCGACTAGGAGATATCTTCCAAGAAACAGGAGATAACTTTTCAGAAGTGGCAATTAAG GGGGGAATCATGGGCATTGAGATCTACTGGGACTGCAACCTGGATAGTTGGTTCCATCACTGCCGTCCAAAATACAGTTTCCGACGCCTTGACGACAAGAATACCAGTGAGTCCTTGTACCCTGGCTACAACTTCAG ATATGCCAAGTACTATATGGAAAACAATGTTGAAAAACGGACTCTGATAAAAGTCTTTGGGGTCCGTTTTGACATCCTGGTTTTTGGCAGC GGAGGAAAATTTGACATCATCGCACTGATCGTGTACATCGGCTCCACCCTCTCCTACTTTGGTTTG GCCACTGTATTCATTGACTTCCTCATCAACACTTACTCGAATACATCCTGTCAATCCTATGTTTATCCCTATTGCAAGTGCTGTGAGTGCTGCGCGGTCAATGAGTATTACTACAAGAAGAAGTGCGAGTCCATTGTGGAGCCAAAGTCG ACTTTAAAATATGTGTCCTTTGTGGATGAATTCCACATTAGGATGGTGGGAGAGCAGCTACTTGGGAGAAGTCTGCAAGATGTCAAAGGCAAAGAAATCCCA AGACCCTTAATGGACTTCACAGACTTGTCCAGGCTGCCCCTGTCTCTCCAAGACCCACCCCCCATTCCTGGGCAACCAGAGGAAATCCAGCTACTTAGTGAGGAGGAAGCACCCAGATCCAGCAGCAGCCCGAGCTGGTGCCAGTGCGGGAACTGCCTCCCATCCCAACTCCCCAGGAGTCACCAATGCCTGGAGGAGCTGTGCTGTCGGAAAAAGCCAGGTGCCTGCATCACAACCTCAGAGCCATTCAAGCAGCTCATCCTGTCCAGACGTGCCCTGCAGTTCCTCCTGCTCTACCAGGAGCCCTTGCTGAAGCTGGATGCGGATGCCACCAACAACCAGCTGCGGCACTGCGCCTACAGATGCTATGCCACCTGGCGCTTCGGCTCCAAGGACCTGGCTGACTTTGCGATCCTGCCCAGCTGTTGCCGCTGGAGAATCCGGAAAGAGTTTCCCAAGAGTGAAGGCCAGTACAGTGGCTTCAAGAGTCCTTACTGA
- the P2RX7 gene encoding P2X purinoceptor 7 isoform X5 → MLGELLLCDDKLSQDKGPGAGALSRGIQTGKCIPYKLQPPKTTCEVSAWCPTEAPEEPPQPALLNSAENFTVLIKNNIDFPGHNYTTRNILPDLNITCTYHKTENPQCPIFRLGDIFQETGDNFSEVAIKGGIMGIEIYWDCNLDSWFHHCRPKYSFRRLDDKNTSESLYPGYNFRYAKYYMENNVEKRTLIKVFGVRFDILVFGSGGKFDIIALIVYIGSTLSYFGLATVFIDFLINTYSNTSCQSYVYPYCKCCECCAVNEYYYKKKCESIVEPKSTLKYVSFVDEFHIRMVGEQLLGRSLQDVKGKEIPRPLMDFTDLSRLPLSLQDPPPIPGQPEEIQLLSEEEAPRSSSSPSWCQCGNCLPSQLPRSHQCLEELCCRKKPGACITTSEPFKQLILSRRALQFLLLYQEPLLKLDADATNNQLRHCAYRCYATWRFGSKDLADFAILPSCCRWRIRKEFPKSEGQYSGFKSPY, encoded by the exons GAATCCAGACCGGAAAGTGTATACCGTATAAACTGCAGCCTCCGAAGACGACCTGTGAAGTCTCTGCCTGGTGTCCCACCGAGGCACCGGAAGAGCCCCCCCA GCCTGCGCTCTTGAACAGTGCTGAAAACTTCACTGTGCTCATCAAGAATAATATCGACTTCCCCGGCCACAATTACACCAC GAGAAACATCTTGCCAGATTTAAACATCACTTGCACCTATCACAAGACTGAGAATCCACAGTGTCCTATTTTCCGACTAGGAGATATCTTCCAAGAAACAGGAGATAACTTTTCAGAAGTGGCAATTAAG GGGGGAATCATGGGCATTGAGATCTACTGGGACTGCAACCTGGATAGTTGGTTCCATCACTGCCGTCCAAAATACAGTTTCCGACGCCTTGACGACAAGAATACCAGTGAGTCCTTGTACCCTGGCTACAACTTCAG ATATGCCAAGTACTATATGGAAAACAATGTTGAAAAACGGACTCTGATAAAAGTCTTTGGGGTCCGTTTTGACATCCTGGTTTTTGGCAGC GGAGGAAAATTTGACATCATCGCACTGATCGTGTACATCGGCTCCACCCTCTCCTACTTTGGTTTG GCCACTGTATTCATTGACTTCCTCATCAACACTTACTCGAATACATCCTGTCAATCCTATGTTTATCCCTATTGCAAGTGCTGTGAGTGCTGCGCGGTCAATGAGTATTACTACAAGAAGAAGTGCGAGTCCATTGTGGAGCCAAAGTCG ACTTTAAAATATGTGTCCTTTGTGGATGAATTCCACATTAGGATGGTGGGAGAGCAGCTACTTGGGAGAAGTCTGCAAGATGTCAAAGGCAAAGAAATCCCA AGACCCTTAATGGACTTCACAGACTTGTCCAGGCTGCCCCTGTCTCTCCAAGACCCACCCCCCATTCCTGGGCAACCAGAGGAAATCCAGCTACTTAGTGAGGAGGAAGCACCCAGATCCAGCAGCAGCCCGAGCTGGTGCCAGTGCGGGAACTGCCTCCCATCCCAACTCCCCAGGAGTCACCAATGCCTGGAGGAGCTGTGCTGTCGGAAAAAGCCAGGTGCCTGCATCACAACCTCAGAGCCATTCAAGCAGCTCATCCTGTCCAGACGTGCCCTGCAGTTCCTCCTGCTCTACCAGGAGCCCTTGCTGAAGCTGGATGCGGATGCCACCAACAACCAGCTGCGGCACTGCGCCTACAGATGCTATGCCACCTGGCGCTTCGGCTCCAAGGACCTGGCTGACTTTGCGATCCTGCCCAGCTGTTGCCGCTGGAGAATCCGGAAAGAGTTTCCCAAGAGTGAAGGCCAGTACAGTGGCTTCAAGAGTCCTTACTGA